The sequence below is a genomic window from Nostoc flagelliforme CCNUN1.
TCCCTTAGTCAGTGTCCCCGTCTTATCAAAAACTATGGTATCAACTTCTGCTAATTGTTCTAACGCCCGTCCGCTACGGATGAGAATTCCCCGCCGTGCAGCATAAGTTAATGCGGCTAAAACTGTTGTCGGGACTGATACTCGAATCCCTGTAGCAAAGTCTAGAGTTAAAACGCTGGCTGCCCGTGAAGGGTTGCGGGTTGCGGCAAATACTGCTCCACCAAGTAGCAAAGTTGGCACAACAGCTTTTTGAGCAAATTTCGTGGCATAATTCTCCATCCGCGTATCGTGGACAGGCGCTTCTTGCATTAACTTAATGCTTTGTCCGGCGCGGGTATCATTGCCTATCCATTCTGCAACAATATAAATTCGTCCTTCGCGTACCAGCGTTGAAGCGAAAACTGGTTGTCCTTTTTTCTTCAGCACCGGCATCGACTCGCCAGTTAGTTTCTGCTCATCTAGTAGGGCTTTACCTCGCAAAATGCTACCATCAACCGGCACTTGTTCACCAGGGTAAACAATTACTGTATCGCCACGCTGCACATCTTGAATGGGAATTTGTTGTTTGTCGCCATTGCGTTCCACCCAGACAAATTGCCCTAGAGAACTAAGTAAATCTAGAGTTTGTTGAGCAGAAGAACGAGCCGTGCGATCGCGGATATTTTCGCCCACTTCAATTAAACCCAGCATCAGCGATGGTGTGAGAAATTGCCCTTGGAAGGTAGTAATAGCGATCGCCATAAAATCCAAAAAGTCAATATTCAATTTTCGTTCTACCCTAATACCTTCCCAGGCTCGTTGGACAACCGGTAGTGTGGCAATGGCGATGGGAAGCACCACTATCAAAGGCGGGATCGATAATCCTAACGGCCCTCCTAGTACTGCTAAAGTAGTGGCAACGGCAGAGAGTTGTAAACCTGGCCAAGATGGCTCTTTTTCAGTTTCCGATGATGTAGAGTTTTTGAGAACTACTACCTCACTAGCAGCCTGAATCAAATCGTGAAGGTGCGATCGCATCTTCGCATCGGAAACTTTATCAGATTTATAAGTAACTGCAACTGACATTGCCGCAGGCTTGACACGGACATTCTTCACCAGCGCATCTGCTGTTAACAATACTTCCAGACGCTTGGTATAATCTGCATCACAGCGTAAGCGAGGTAAACGAAACCTTACTCTTCCCGGAGTTGTATGAACAACGCTGTAGGTAACGTTGGGAAGCTGTTCTTGAGAGTGTCCATTAGTGTCAATTAAAGAAACTTTTCCATTCCCTTCCAACACAGTGAATTTAGATTTTGGGGGTGATGGTAGTTCTAGTGCTACTTTTGCCATTACTTTTCTTTAATCCAATAATTGTTACACTTCGATGAAAATCAGGCTCTTTACTCAGGTAAAGAGAGCAAATTAGCCATCAATCCTACGAGATTGATTAGCTATCAATTTGGTTATTTGTAATTTGCTGGATTCGTTAGCTAACTTATTGCTGTGGCGGGATCATTGGCAGATTCAATTAAATTGATTAGATGAGATATTGGTGTTGACAAAAAGCTTTGCACTCGCTTCTGAGAATTTTGCATCATCCCAGTTTTATAGGTAATGACAACTGATCTCGCAGCGCTATTGACTCGCTCACTTGTAACTGTAGAATCTGATTTGAGTAATGTCTCTAACCGTTGGACATATTTTGGATCGCAGGCAATTCGAGGCACACGAAACCTTACTCTTCCGGGAATTGCATGAGCAATGCTATAAGCTACTTTTGCAGGTTTTTTTGGTTGTTGAATTACAGAATGAGTCGAGGATACCGAATTCCTTTTAGTCTTAGAGACTGATGCATCCGCAGAGGATAACGAGAATGTTGCTGATTTCTGCTTCTCTGCTTCTCTTTTTGGCTTTCTATCCTGCCTGTCTTCTGTTGTTACCGCAGTTGAGCATGGTTTTAATTGATTTGCAGATGCTGATACCACTTCTGGATTACCAGCCAACTGAATCAAATTAGCCAAATGTGATCGCATATCAACATCTGACATTACATCAGATTTATAGGTAATAGCAATTGACCCTACCAGAGTAGTATTGACTTGCTGATTAATTACCAAAGGCTCATTGGCAAGCAAGACGAGAAGACGTTGCACATATTTTTCATCTTCTCTAATCTGAGGGATGCAAAACGCCACTTGTCCGGGAAATGCACAAATAATGCTATATGCTACCCTTGCAGGCGGCGCTGCTGGGCAATTAGTCTCGTCTGTGACTGTTTGCTCTTGTTTTTTGTCTAAATTTGCTGCCGTTTCTAAATTTAAACCAGTCATAATTGCCCTCCAGCATTCCGCAATTTGAAACTGTATATTTAAGTTCCCAAGGGTAAGTTCGCGATCATACCTAATGAGAAAGACATCGCAGGCGATTTTAGGCTACTCCACAGACTGGATAACCGTGGAGTTGTTTGCTTTGCTGTTGTTGCGTCTGTAACTTCAGCAGTCTGAGTAACCTGATTAGTATGATTTAGCGTTGTTGCGTCTGTAATTTCAGCCGTCTGAGTAAGAGGAGTAGTATGATTTGTCGTTGTTGCGTCTGTAACTTCAGGAGTCTGACTAACTTCTTCTAGGGGTTGTTTCGCCGTTGTTATCCCTAGTGTTGGTGGGTTTATCTCCAACGCCAATTCCATCAGACTCACCCAATAAGATAATGGAATATCACGAGACTGATAAGCGATCGCGATCGATGCTGCACCAAAATTTACACGCACATCGGTAACTTGAGCATCGGTTTTCACTAATCTCTCAAGCCGCCGCCCATAAGCTCGATCTTGGGCAATTTTTGGCACATTCAACCGAATACGTCCGCGAATTTGATGAGCTACGCTGTAGTCAATCTTTGCAGGTGCTACCACCTTGCTATTTTCTTGCTGGATAGTAGATTCGGATATGTCGCTTTTTATCGCAGAACTGGTGTGATTACCTTCGTTTTTTTCTGATGTCGGAACTTGAGAGCCAAGATAACCAATTACACTACGCGTTGCATCCGCCGCAATCATATAAACTGGAATCGATACCCAGCCATGAATTCTTAACGCTCCTGTTACCGCCAAACCTGTCATCATCGGAATTAAGGAAATACCCTGCTCTTTCCAAAATGAAGCCGATTTC
It includes:
- a CDS encoding heavy metal translocating P-type ATPase — its product is MAKVALELPSPPKSKFTVLEGNGKVSLIDTNGHSQEQLPNVTYSVVHTTPGRVRFRLPRLRCDADYTKRLEVLLTADALVKNVRVKPAAMSVAVTYKSDKVSDAKMRSHLHDLIQAASEVVVLKNSTSSETEKEPSWPGLQLSAVATTLAVLGGPLGLSIPPLIVVLPIAIATLPVVQRAWEGIRVERKLNIDFLDFMAIAITTFQGQFLTPSLMLGLIEVGENIRDRTARSSAQQTLDLLSSLGQFVWVERNGDKQQIPIQDVQRGDTVIVYPGEQVPVDGSILRGKALLDEQKLTGESMPVLKKKGQPVFASTLVREGRIYIVAEWIGNDTRAGQSIKLMQEAPVHDTRMENYATKFAQKAVVPTLLLGGAVFAATRNPSRAASVLTLDFATGIRVSVPTTVLAALTYAARRGILIRSGRALEQLAEVDTIVFDKTGTLTKGEVDVVSVESLNPATSRLRVLELAAAAEQRLTHPVAEAIVRYAEAEQVEILPRSKWDYQLGLGVQAQIDGETVYVGSDRFLRTSGIDTEALNGHQKSPNSAIYVASNGQLQGIIKYSDLLRPESREVITALSTVEGVEIHMLTGDNKRTATAVAAELGILPTHTHAEAFPEQKATVVRQLHEQGKTVAFVGDGINDSPALAYADVSVSFANSSEIARETADLVLMQNDLHGLLEAIAIARQAKQLIRQNTGLVAVPNLAAMVIAVFFGLNPLAATVVNNGSTVVAGVNGLRPILKSRQHKALLSAR
- a CDS encoding HMA2 domain-containing protein — its product is MTKNISNREKLNIFAKISPNLISTPQSNEVNPSTSKAIAQPSGALQIVHVTTGRMRLRTTDSSLNSNLDNIAQDLRSIEGVREVAVNEQTGSLVVNFDEDKLSLPQILALKSDLNIQQPQDSSDSPSKTDPFAAWKSASFWKEQGISLIPMMTGLAVTGALRIHGWVSIPVYMIAADATRSVIGYLGSQVPTSEKNEGNHTSSAIKSDISESTIQQENSKVVAPAKIDYSVAHQIRGRIRLNVPKIAQDRAYGRRLERLVKTDAQVTDVRVNFGAASIAIAYQSRDIPLSYWVSLMELALEINPPTLGITTAKQPLEEVSQTPEVTDATTTNHTTPLTQTAEITDATTLNHTNQVTQTAEVTDATTAKQTTPRLSSLWSSLKSPAMSFSLGMIANLPLGT